A region of Curvibacter sp. AEP1-3 DNA encodes the following proteins:
- a CDS encoding YicC/YloC family endoribonuclease, with amino-acid sequence MPVYSMTGYASAQHSTATTAPEGESRTQPVTQLGLEVRSVNSRFLDLTFRLPEDLRQFEPALRELLGGKLKRGKVEVRASVETTSATNIPDPTPRLLQKLNATQDSIRAWLPTANPLSVADVIRLAAAEQGTSRDWSADVMPLAEKVLKELLSARQREGARLATMLLGHIAQLRTLAEQAGPLVPKLVEQQRLRFMERWKEAMALTEGTTLPEAAQDRALTEATAFAIRIDVAEEITRLNSHLDELERLIKKGGEIGKRLDFLIQELHREANTLGSKSAALELTHISVDMKVLVEQMREQVQNIE; translated from the coding sequence ATGCCAGTTTACAGCATGACCGGCTATGCCAGTGCACAGCACAGCACAGCCACCACCGCCCCTGAAGGCGAATCCCGGACCCAACCCGTCACTCAGCTCGGACTGGAGGTGCGCTCGGTCAACAGCCGTTTCCTGGACCTCACCTTCCGCCTGCCCGAAGACCTGCGCCAATTTGAACCCGCATTGCGCGAGCTTCTGGGAGGCAAACTCAAGCGCGGCAAAGTGGAAGTACGCGCCTCGGTAGAGACCACCAGCGCGACCAACATCCCCGACCCCACCCCCAGACTGCTGCAAAAGCTCAACGCCACCCAAGACAGCATTCGGGCCTGGCTGCCCACGGCCAACCCTTTGAGCGTGGCCGACGTGATCCGCCTGGCCGCCGCCGAGCAAGGTACCAGCCGTGACTGGAGCGCAGATGTGATGCCCTTGGCGGAAAAAGTGTTGAAAGAGCTGCTGAGCGCACGCCAGCGCGAGGGGGCCCGCCTGGCCACTATGCTGCTGGGCCACATCGCCCAGTTGCGCACCTTGGCCGAGCAGGCCGGGCCCTTGGTGCCCAAGCTGGTGGAACAGCAACGCCTGCGCTTCATGGAGCGCTGGAAAGAGGCCATGGCCTTGACCGAAGGCACTACCCTGCCGGAAGCTGCCCAGGACCGTGCCCTGACAGAGGCCACGGCCTTCGCAATACGCATTGATGTGGCGGAAGAAATCACCCGACTGAACTCCCACCTGGACGAGCTGGAGCGCCTGATCAAGAAAGGCGGGGAAATTGGCAAGCGCCTGGACTTCCTGATTCAGGAACTGCACCGGGAAGCCAACACCTTGGGCTCCAAATCAGCCGCGCTAGAGCTGACGCACATCTCCGTAGATATGAAGGTTTTGGTGGAGCAGATGCGTGAACAGGTCCAGAACATAGAATAA
- the gmk gene encoding guanylate kinase, translating into MDYPGNLFVVAAPSGAGKSSLCKALLELDSRLQPSVSHTTRPPRGQEKHGREYFFVSQQEFDAMVEADAFVEWAHVHANRYGTSKKAIEDRMAMGADVILEIDFQGAVQIKNVFANAVCIFILPPSWEELRSRLERRGEDSSEIIDMRMKNAQLEVAQVGKFDFVIINELFDRALFDLKAIVHSQRLKISAQRRARAETFQALNIL; encoded by the coding sequence ATGGACTACCCCGGAAATCTCTTTGTCGTCGCAGCCCCCAGCGGGGCCGGTAAGTCCAGCTTGTGCAAGGCCTTGTTGGAGCTCGACTCGCGCCTGCAACCTTCTGTCTCGCACACCACGCGCCCGCCCCGTGGTCAAGAAAAGCATGGACGCGAGTACTTCTTCGTCTCCCAGCAGGAATTCGACGCCATGGTGGAAGCGGATGCCTTTGTGGAATGGGCGCATGTGCATGCGAACCGCTATGGCACCTCCAAAAAAGCCATTGAAGACCGCATGGCCATGGGCGCTGACGTGATTCTGGAAATCGACTTCCAGGGCGCCGTGCAAATCAAAAATGTGTTTGCCAACGCCGTCTGCATCTTCATCCTGCCTCCAAGCTGGGAAGAGTTGCGTTCGCGCCTGGAACGCCGCGGGGAAGACAGCTCTGAGATCATCGACATGCGCATGAAAAACGCGCAATTGGAAGTCGCCCAGGTCGGAAAGTTCGACTTCGTTATAATCAATGAGTTGTTTGACCGTGCGCTTTTCGATCTGAAGGCCATTGTCCACTCTCAGCGACTCAAGATTTCAGCCCAGCGCCGCGCGCGTGCCGAAACATTCCAAGCGCTGAACATCCTCTAG
- the rpoZ gene encoding DNA-directed RNA polymerase subunit omega, whose protein sequence is MARITVEDCLEQIPNRFQLVLAATYRARMLSQGHTPKIESKNKPGVTALREIAAGKIGLEMLKKVPL, encoded by the coding sequence ATGGCCCGCATCACTGTTGAAGACTGCCTCGAGCAGATCCCTAACCGTTTCCAATTGGTTCTGGCTGCCACTTACCGTGCCCGCATGTTGAGCCAAGGCCACACCCCCAAAATCGAAAGCAAGAACAAGCCCGGCGTCACCGCCCTGCGCGAAATTGCTGCCGGTAAAATCGGCTTGGAAATGCTCAAAAAAGTACCGCTGTAA
- a CDS encoding RelA/SpoT family protein, translated as MGSLLQTPPSTSNTGKSAKPGSPVAAVNAAAASFAGLTAKLDYLSSSDVEQVRLAYRFADEAHLGQLRNNGEPYITHPIAVAAQCAEWKLDAQALMAALLHDALEDCGVTKIELIEKFGSPVAELVDGLTKLDKLQFNTREENQAESFRKMLLAMARDVRVILIKLADRSHNMRTLSDVPRSKWSRISSETLDIYAPIAHRLGLNQTYRELQDLSFQHLRPWRYAILAKAVAKARSRRRDLIQKVQKEVEGVFAEARMPIRIAGREKTLYSIYQKMDKKHLSFAQVTDIYGFRVLVPAITDCYTALGLLHQLYKPVPGKFKDHIAIAKVNGYQSLHTTLVGPAGINIEFQMRTEAMHVVAESGVAAHWLYKVNNPEDGTADRLGTKWLQSLLDIQDETRDAAEFWDHVKVDLFPDAVYVFTPKSQIMALPRGATVVDFAYAIHSNIGDRTIAARINGEQVPLRTELKNGDVVEVVTAPVSTPNPAWLGFVRTGRARSKIRHHLKTMAQTESEGLGAKLLAQALRAEGIESFPEDNPAYAPLWDKLLRFTGNKTKHELLTDIGLGKRIANIVAKRMVNLLSEAGERPDALLLTRERFTAHETNTLSSITLDGSENASVQFAQCCRPIPGDAIVGYLGRGEGLVVHMADCGVAKKLQHKDSERFIGVEWSDEPVRAFETGIVVTVTNGKGVLAKVAAALASAEADIIHIDMGQDGVRDASDMRLIIGVRDTAHIDIALRNLHRTPSVLRAQRASNSAG; from the coding sequence ATGGGCAGCCTTCTCCAAACACCTCCAAGTACCTCGAATACCGGCAAATCGGCTAAGCCCGGTTCGCCAGTCGCTGCGGTCAATGCTGCGGCAGCCAGTTTTGCCGGGCTCACCGCCAAGCTGGACTACTTGAGCAGCAGTGATGTGGAGCAGGTACGCTTGGCCTACCGTTTCGCGGACGAAGCGCACCTGGGCCAACTCCGTAACAACGGCGAGCCCTACATCACCCATCCGATCGCGGTAGCGGCGCAATGTGCCGAATGGAAACTCGACGCCCAGGCCCTGATGGCGGCCCTGCTGCACGATGCCCTCGAAGACTGCGGCGTCACCAAGATTGAGCTGATTGAAAAGTTCGGATCGCCGGTAGCCGAATTGGTGGATGGCCTGACCAAGCTCGACAAGCTGCAGTTCAACACCCGCGAAGAAAACCAGGCCGAATCTTTCCGCAAGATGCTACTGGCGATGGCGCGGGACGTGCGGGTCATCCTGATCAAGCTCGCCGACCGTTCGCACAATATGCGGACCCTGTCGGATGTGCCACGCAGCAAATGGAGCCGGATTTCCTCGGAGACGCTGGATATTTACGCCCCCATCGCCCACCGATTGGGTCTGAACCAGACCTACCGGGAGCTACAGGACCTCTCTTTCCAGCACCTGCGCCCCTGGCGGTACGCCATCCTTGCCAAAGCGGTCGCCAAAGCGCGCAGCCGCAGGCGCGACTTGATCCAGAAAGTGCAGAAGGAAGTCGAAGGAGTTTTTGCTGAAGCCAGGATGCCTATCCGCATCGCAGGCCGCGAGAAGACGCTGTATTCCATCTACCAAAAGATGGACAAAAAACATCTCAGCTTCGCCCAGGTCACCGACATTTACGGCTTTCGCGTGTTGGTTCCCGCCATCACCGACTGCTACACCGCCTTGGGCCTGCTGCACCAGCTGTACAAGCCGGTGCCCGGCAAGTTCAAGGACCATATTGCGATTGCCAAGGTCAACGGTTACCAGTCTTTGCACACCACGCTGGTGGGGCCGGCAGGTATCAACATCGAATTCCAGATGCGGACCGAAGCCATGCACGTGGTAGCCGAGTCCGGCGTGGCCGCACACTGGCTCTATAAGGTCAACAATCCGGAAGACGGCACGGCGGATCGCTTGGGCACCAAATGGCTGCAATCCCTGCTGGATATCCAGGACGAGACTCGCGATGCGGCCGAGTTCTGGGACCACGTCAAGGTGGACCTGTTCCCCGATGCTGTGTACGTGTTTACGCCCAAGAGCCAGATCATGGCCTTGCCACGGGGTGCCACCGTGGTGGACTTTGCTTACGCCATTCACAGCAATATTGGCGACCGCACTATTGCCGCCCGCATCAATGGCGAACAAGTCCCCTTGCGTACCGAGCTGAAAAACGGCGATGTGGTCGAAGTGGTCACCGCTCCTGTTTCCACCCCCAACCCGGCATGGCTGGGTTTTGTACGCACCGGCCGTGCGCGCTCCAAAATCCGCCACCACCTGAAGACCATGGCGCAAACCGAGTCGGAAGGATTGGGTGCCAAGTTGCTGGCGCAAGCCCTGCGCGCCGAGGGTATAGAGAGCTTCCCCGAAGACAACCCGGCCTACGCCCCCTTGTGGGACAAGCTGCTGCGCTTTACAGGGAACAAGACCAAACACGAGCTCCTGACCGACATCGGTCTGGGCAAGCGCATCGCCAATATCGTGGCCAAGCGCATGGTGAACCTGCTGAGCGAAGCCGGTGAGCGGCCGGATGCCCTGCTGCTTACCCGTGAGCGTTTCACCGCACACGAGACCAATACTTTGAGCTCCATCACCCTGGATGGCAGCGAAAACGCGTCGGTGCAGTTCGCACAATGTTGCCGCCCTATCCCCGGAGACGCCATCGTCGGTTATCTGGGCCGCGGTGAAGGTCTGGTGGTGCACATGGCCGACTGCGGCGTCGCCAAAAAGCTCCAGCACAAAGACAGCGAGCGCTTTATCGGTGTGGAGTGGTCTGATGAACCAGTGCGTGCCTTCGAGACCGGCATTGTGGTGACTGTCACGAATGGCAAAGGCGTACTGGCCAAAGTTGCTGCAGCACTCGCGTCTGCCGAGGCGGACATCATTCACATCGACATGGGGCAGGACGGGGTGCGCGACGCATCCGACATGCGCTTGATTATTGGTGTGCGGGACACCGCCCACATCGATATCGCTTTGCGCAACCTGCACCGCACGCCATCGGTATTGCGGGCACAGCGCGCAAGCAACAGCGCCGGCTAA